A part of Anolis carolinensis isolate JA03-04 unplaced genomic scaffold, rAnoCar3.1.pri scaffold_10, whole genome shotgun sequence genomic DNA contains:
- the LOC134293759 gene encoding uncharacterized protein LOC134293759 isoform X1, producing the protein MGVLLGGKSPAPSTLLAAFILSVCFFSTEAFWDPTDIMVEPSNSMVGGSVLLTPLTLPSFPSTCRWFRGGLDVDNTIVVFFFYPRLAVMNRTAFTGREIITSNCTLEIIGLSVNDTANYTALIESATGIRRGTVELLVSAPAPDEPASLMSLPVLEVSDVPRSASRTFLLAGRGFSRSTIAAIILAILGATIILTTVVVLIKRSPRPQIRTLVPAVSPGVKEASLLQGGKNGRFPSPVAAQEAQSVVKVEESMESGGWLKNVVG; encoded by the exons CCTTCATCCTGAGCGTTTGCTTCTTCTCGACCGAAGCCTTCTGGGACCCAACAGATATCATGGTGGAGCCATCAAACTCGATGGTAGGAGGAAGCGTCCTCCTCACCCCACTCACCTTGCCTTCATTCCCATCGACCTGCCGCTGGTTCCGAGGGGGATTGGACGTGGACAATACCATCGTGGTCTTCTTCTTCTATCCGCGCCTTGCCGTTATGAATAGGACAGCCTTCACCGGGCGAGAGATAATAACCTCCAACTGCACTCTTGAGATCATAGGCTTAAGCGTCAACGACACTGCAAACTATACGGCCCTGATAGAGAGCGCTACGGGAATTCGGAGGGGGACCGTGGAACTTCTGGTCAGCG CTCCAGCTCCTGACGAACCTG CTTCGCTCATGAGTCTCCCAGTCTTGGAGGTGAGTGATGTGCCGCGCTCCgcttcacgcactttcctccttGCAGGCCGGGGATTCTCCAGGTCGACTATTGCTGCCATTATCCTTGCGATCCTGGGTGCCACAATCATTCTGACCACAGTGGTTGTCCTCATTAAAC GTTCTCCTCGCCCACAAATCCGAACGCTGGTTCCAGCGGTCAGTCCCGGAGTCAAAGAAGCAAGCCTGCTCCAGGGTGGAAAAAATGGGCGGTTTCCATCGCCAGTGGCAGCCCAAGAGGCACAATCCGTTGTCAAAGTGGAGGAAAGCATGGAGTCCGGTG GTTGGTTGAAAAATGTTGTTGGATAA
- the LOC103281273 gene encoding uncharacterized protein LOC103281273: MSTGRDWGLGHTWGSPQGWKRCWQGFLLAASIPMICGQDITITVRPSNPIPKGQSVSLSPRIFAGLFRKCQWLQGNKVILSQEGMSPYLFETGEAYNERESVGLDCSLSIQGVQKEDAGFYTVLIDRGGNSTERGQVNLQVSDSGTSTWDEAAWNYNRMVTIVVAVTMTVLLIGAGFLIFFCVRFRKPRSSRHVAVTTSSTPPPSAPLPSAPPSSVPPPYENVCPYGPPASWVHPENASSENIYATSPYRVQPGKANQEPRSLQAAQPLP; the protein is encoded by the exons ATGAGTACTGGGAGGGACTGGGGTCTCGGCCACACTTGGGGGTCTCCTCAAGGCTGGAAGCGCTGCTGGCAGGGATTCCTCCTCGCAG CCTCCATTCCAATGATTTGTGGCCAGGACATTACTATCACGGTGCGTCCCTCGAACCCGATCCCCAAGGGCCAGAGCGTCAGCCTGTCCCCCCGAATCTTTGCAGGACTCTTCCGAAAATGCCAGTGGCTCCAGGGGAATAAGGTGATCCTGTCCCAAGAGGGAATGTCGCCTTACCTTTTCGAGACTGGAGAGGCCTACAACGAGAGGGAGAGCGTGGGGCTGGACTGCTCCCTCTCCATCCAAGGGGTCCAGAAAGAAGACGCTGGATTCTATACGGTGCTTATAGACCGAGGTGGGAACTCAACAGAGAGGGGACAGGTCAACCTCCAGGTCTCAG ATTCAGGGACTTCTACCTGGGATGAAGCTGCATGGAATTATAACAGAATGGTGACTATCGTGGTCGCCGTTACCATGACTGTCCTGCTCATCGGAGCCGGGTTTCTGATTTTCTTCTGTGTCC GTTTCCGAAAACCACGAAGTAGCCGGCATGTCGCTGTCACCACCTCGTCTACGCCTCCGCCATCTGCGCCTTTACCTTCTGCGCCTCCGTCTTCTGTGCCTCCGCCTTATGAGAACGTTTGCCCTTATGGACCCCCGGCATCATGG GTCCATCCTGAGAATGCTTCTTCGGAAAATATCTATGCG ACCTCACCATACAGAGTCCAGCCTGGAAAGGCAAATCAAGAGCCAAGGAGTCTACAAGCTGCCCAACCATTGCcctga
- the LOC134293759 gene encoding uncharacterized protein LOC134293759 isoform X3, translated as MGVLLGGKSPAPSTLLAAFILSVCFFSTEAFWDPTDIMVEPSNSMVGGSVLLTPLTLPSFPSTCRWFRGGLDVDNTIVVFFFYPRLAVMNRTAFTGREIITSNCTLEIIGLSVNDTANYTALIESATGIRRGTVELLVSAPAPDEPGRGFSRSTIAAIILAILGATIILTTVVVLIKRSPRPQIRTLVPAVSPGVKEASLLQGGKNGRFPSPVAAQEAQSVVKVEESMESGGWLKNVVG; from the exons CCTTCATCCTGAGCGTTTGCTTCTTCTCGACCGAAGCCTTCTGGGACCCAACAGATATCATGGTGGAGCCATCAAACTCGATGGTAGGAGGAAGCGTCCTCCTCACCCCACTCACCTTGCCTTCATTCCCATCGACCTGCCGCTGGTTCCGAGGGGGATTGGACGTGGACAATACCATCGTGGTCTTCTTCTTCTATCCGCGCCTTGCCGTTATGAATAGGACAGCCTTCACCGGGCGAGAGATAATAACCTCCAACTGCACTCTTGAGATCATAGGCTTAAGCGTCAACGACACTGCAAACTATACGGCCCTGATAGAGAGCGCTACGGGAATTCGGAGGGGGACCGTGGAACTTCTGGTCAGCG CTCCAGCTCCTGACGAACCTG GCCGGGGATTCTCCAGGTCGACTATTGCTGCCATTATCCTTGCGATCCTGGGTGCCACAATCATTCTGACCACAGTGGTTGTCCTCATTAAAC GTTCTCCTCGCCCACAAATCCGAACGCTGGTTCCAGCGGTCAGTCCCGGAGTCAAAGAAGCAAGCCTGCTCCAGGGTGGAAAAAATGGGCGGTTTCCATCGCCAGTGGCAGCCCAAGAGGCACAATCCGTTGTCAAAGTGGAGGAAAGCATGGAGTCCGGTG GTTGGTTGAAAAATGTTGTTGGATAA
- the LOC103281271 gene encoding carcinoembryonic antigen-related cell adhesion molecule 6, with protein sequence MDSQVAKKISCSAKESIWKDFLFAVSVLSFCFVLAGAQTLLTNITVEPENPVDGGSVRLTPTSVPENTNTCRWYRGEESPQNIILEYFTHASPSFQWRDAYTGREDMDFKCSIEIKELKGIDSGTYMVTIVSADQTVKGKVDIVVSAPAPTLSGGPIAVIVIVVLALGLGLIGGLLYFFLRIRPRRRKHSLDPVQPATTTYENLPRLGQKAAEENPEVSSDPTSNVYEALQHQSPCVYEELRRP encoded by the exons ATGGACTCGCAGGTGGCAAAGAAAATCTCCTGTTCTGCAAAGGAAAGCATCTGGAAGGACTTCCTCTTTGCAG TGTCAGTCCTGAGTTTCTGCTTCGTGTTGGCTGGTGCTCAAACCTTGTTGACTAATATTACGGTGGAGCCAGAAAACCCAGTGGATGGAGGAAGTGTCCGCCTCACCCCCACAAGCGTTCCAGAGAACACCAATACCTGCCGTTGGTACCGGGGAGAAGAATCCCCTCAAAACATCATCCTTGAGTATTTCACCCACGCGTCCCCTTCATTTCAATGGAGAGATGCTTACACTGGGCGAGAGGACATGGACTTCAAATGCTCCATCGAAATCAAAGAGTTGAAAGGAATCGACTCTGGAACCTATATGGTCACAATCGTCAGTGCTGATCAGACCGTCAAAGGGAAAGTGGACATTGTTGTCTCAG CTCCAGCTCCAACATTGTCAGGTGGACCCATCGCTGTGATCGTGATTGTGGTGTTGGCCTTGGGATTGGGCCTCATTGGAGGCTTGCTTTATTTCTTTCTCC GGATCCGCCCTCGGAGAAGGAAACACTCCTTGGACCCTGTCCAGCCGGCAACAACAACCTATGAAAATCTCCCCCGTCTGGGACAGAAGGCAGCTGAG GAGAATCCAGAAGTTTCTTCAGATCCTACCAGCAACGTCTACGAG GCCTTGCAGCACCAAAGCCCTTGTGTCTACGAAGAGCTCAGGCGACCGTAA
- the LOC134293759 gene encoding uncharacterized protein LOC134293759 isoform X2 — protein MGVLLGGKSPAPSTLLAAFILSVCFFSTEAFWDPTDIMVEPSNSMVGGSVLLTPLTLPSFPSTCRWFRGGLDVDNTIVVFFFYPRLAVMNRTAFTGREIITSNCTLEIIGLSVNDTANYTALIESATGIRRGTVELLVSAPAPDEPASLMSLPVLEVSDVPRSASRTFLLAGRGFSRSTIAAIILAILGATIILTTVVVLIKRSPRPQIRTLVPAVSPGVKEASLLQGGKNGRFPSPVAAQEAQSVVKVEESMESGGSS, from the exons CCTTCATCCTGAGCGTTTGCTTCTTCTCGACCGAAGCCTTCTGGGACCCAACAGATATCATGGTGGAGCCATCAAACTCGATGGTAGGAGGAAGCGTCCTCCTCACCCCACTCACCTTGCCTTCATTCCCATCGACCTGCCGCTGGTTCCGAGGGGGATTGGACGTGGACAATACCATCGTGGTCTTCTTCTTCTATCCGCGCCTTGCCGTTATGAATAGGACAGCCTTCACCGGGCGAGAGATAATAACCTCCAACTGCACTCTTGAGATCATAGGCTTAAGCGTCAACGACACTGCAAACTATACGGCCCTGATAGAGAGCGCTACGGGAATTCGGAGGGGGACCGTGGAACTTCTGGTCAGCG CTCCAGCTCCTGACGAACCTG CTTCGCTCATGAGTCTCCCAGTCTTGGAGGTGAGTGATGTGCCGCGCTCCgcttcacgcactttcctccttGCAGGCCGGGGATTCTCCAGGTCGACTATTGCTGCCATTATCCTTGCGATCCTGGGTGCCACAATCATTCTGACCACAGTGGTTGTCCTCATTAAAC GTTCTCCTCGCCCACAAATCCGAACGCTGGTTCCAGCGGTCAGTCCCGGAGTCAAAGAAGCAAGCCTGCTCCAGGGTGGAAAAAATGGGCGGTTTCCATCGCCAGTGGCAGCCCAAGAGGCACAATCCGTTGTCAAAGTGGAGGAAAGCATGGAGTCCGGTG GTTCCAGTTGA